In Flavobacterium lacustre, a genomic segment contains:
- a CDS encoding type III polyketide synthase — MSVKIKTVAKQLPKFSRTTEEIVPFLDAWLEGQDERFIRKVKKIFEGAAVDKRYSIMDPIEVFTKTSFEERNDIYVREVIDLGEKVLEKALEKANWRPQDLDYIITVSCTGIMIPSLDAYLINKLKLRQDIIRLPVTEMGCAAGISGIIYAKNFLKANPGKRAAVIAVESPTATFQLDDYSMANIVSAAIFGDGAACVLLSSHEDDEGPEILAEEMYHFYDNIHMMGFKLTNSGLQMVLDIEVPETIASHFPDIINPFLEKNNQTIDTIDHLIFHPGGKKIVQTVESLFSDLGKNINDTKEVLRLYGNMSSATVLYVLERIMDNQPKKGELGLMLSFGPGFSAQRVLLKF; from the coding sequence ATGAGTGTAAAAATAAAAACAGTAGCCAAACAACTACCAAAATTTTCCAGAACAACCGAAGAAATAGTTCCATTTCTCGATGCTTGGCTCGAAGGTCAGGACGAACGTTTTATTCGAAAAGTAAAAAAGATTTTTGAAGGGGCAGCAGTAGATAAAAGGTATTCAATTATGGATCCAATTGAAGTTTTTACGAAAACCTCTTTTGAAGAAAGAAATGATATTTATGTGCGTGAAGTGATTGATTTGGGAGAGAAAGTGCTTGAAAAAGCATTAGAAAAAGCGAATTGGCGTCCGCAAGATTTAGATTATATAATAACAGTAAGTTGCACTGGAATTATGATTCCATCATTAGATGCATATTTGATTAACAAATTAAAATTACGCCAAGACATTATTCGGCTTCCAGTTACCGAGATGGGTTGTGCGGCAGGAATTTCAGGGATTATTTATGCTAAAAATTTCTTGAAGGCCAACCCCGGAAAACGTGCGGCTGTAATTGCTGTTGAAAGTCCTACGGCAACCTTTCAATTAGATGATTATTCGATGGCAAATATTGTCAGTGCGGCTATTTTTGGAGATGGTGCGGCTTGCGTTTTGTTGTCTTCTCATGAAGATGATGAAGGTCCCGAAATTTTAGCGGAAGAAATGTATCATTTTTATGATAACATTCATATGATGGGTTTTAAACTCACTAATTCTGGGTTACAAATGGTACTTGATATTGAAGTTCCCGAAACAATTGCCAGTCATTTTCCTGATATTATAAATCCTTTTTTAGAAAAAAATAATCAAACTATTGACACCATTGATCACTTAATTTTTCACCCTGGTGGGAAAAAAATTGTTCAAACTGTAGAAAGTTTGTTCTCGGATTTAGGCAAAAATATAAATGATACCAAAGAAGTTTTGCGTTTGTACGGAAACATGTCGAGTGCTACAGTTTTGTATGTTTTAGAGCGCATTATGGATAATCAACCTAAAAAAGGAGAATTAGGACTGATGTTGAGTTTTGGACCCGGATTTTCGGCGCAAAGAGTTTTACTGAAGTTTTAG
- a CDS encoding 3'-5' exonuclease, with protein MLDWLKNINKEYPEFWKNYVAKFEKKSNRFVVLSTETSGLNPDKDIILSIGSFAVIDNSIVIGDNFETVLLQYKFLHDNGLSNEFIVESKMKKLVEPEAIKLFIEYIGNAVLVGHHVDFDVEMINAALERLNCGRLKNEALDIDIMYRKLHDITDKEFSLDELSTIYKIPKSDRNSSSEDAYRIALLFLKLKSRLGIKI; from the coding sequence ATGTTAGACTGGCTGAAAAATATAAATAAGGAATATCCGGAATTCTGGAAAAATTATGTTGCTAAATTCGAAAAAAAATCGAATCGTTTTGTTGTTTTATCTACCGAAACATCTGGTTTAAATCCTGACAAAGATATCATTCTATCCATTGGATCTTTTGCCGTGATTGATAACAGTATTGTCATTGGGGATAATTTTGAAACCGTTTTATTACAGTACAAATTCTTGCATGACAATGGCCTTTCCAATGAATTTATTGTGGAAAGCAAAATGAAAAAATTAGTAGAACCTGAGGCTATAAAATTATTTATTGAATACATCGGTAATGCGGTTCTTGTGGGACATCATGTTGATTTTGATGTAGAAATGATTAATGCAGCTCTCGAAAGGCTCAATTGTGGCCGCCTAAAAAACGAAGCTTTAGACATTGATATCATGTACCGAAAATTGCATGACATCACCGACAAAGAATTTTCACTTGACGAATTGAGTACTATTTACAAAATCCCTAAAAGTGACCGAAATTCTTCTTCCGAAGATGCTTATAGAATCGCTTTATTGTTTTTGAAATTGAAATCACGATTGGGGATAAAAATTTAA
- a CDS encoding DEAD/DEAH box helicase produces the protein MSKQFSDLGISAPILKAITELGIVVPTEIQQKTIPLFLSNTTDLVGLAKTGTGKTAAFGLPLLQLIDPNLATIQAVILVPTRELGQQIFRNLEDFAKYLPEVSIAATCGGIPIKPQIERLTLPTHIVVATPGRLIDLIQRKAISLKETKFLVLDEADEMVTILKEGLDEIIAEIPKDHRTFLFSATLPGTIKQLVQNYLNKNVVQVSANMETVGNQGIDHQYIVVNPIEKLDVLMHFLNSKEGERGIIFCKTKAAVNKLAKNLAINRFSSGALHGSLSQGIRDRIMEQFREGHINILVATDLAARGIDVKEISYVVNYHLPDVYEVYVHRSGRTARAGAKGLSLTILQPEEVMEIAGFEKELGIKFIEFNKPTVASIEENNTLLWAKQIFKTKPNHEVDSALKTKIKTIFHHLTKDELIEKLLANHLLQAKNEPAEKPVKKLKRN, from the coding sequence ATGTCAAAACAATTCTCTGATTTAGGAATTTCAGCACCAATACTAAAAGCGATTACCGAATTAGGAATTGTAGTACCTACAGAAATTCAGCAAAAAACAATTCCGCTATTTTTATCAAACACAACTGATTTAGTTGGACTTGCCAAAACTGGAACTGGAAAAACAGCCGCTTTTGGATTGCCTCTTTTACAATTAATAGACCCGAATTTAGCAACAATTCAAGCTGTAATTCTGGTTCCGACTCGTGAATTAGGACAACAAATTTTTAGAAATTTAGAAGATTTTGCAAAATACCTGCCCGAAGTTTCTATCGCAGCCACTTGTGGAGGTATCCCAATAAAACCTCAAATAGAGCGCTTAACATTGCCAACACATATTGTAGTTGCTACTCCGGGAAGATTAATTGATTTGATTCAACGTAAAGCAATTTCTTTAAAAGAAACTAAATTTCTTGTTCTAGACGAAGCCGATGAAATGGTGACGATTTTAAAAGAAGGTTTAGATGAGATTATTGCCGAAATACCTAAAGATCACAGAACATTTTTGTTTTCGGCGACTTTGCCAGGAACAATAAAACAACTGGTTCAGAATTACTTAAATAAAAATGTAGTTCAGGTAAGTGCCAATATGGAAACTGTGGGAAATCAAGGAATTGATCACCAATATATAGTCGTAAATCCGATAGAAAAACTTGATGTTTTGATGCATTTTTTGAATTCGAAAGAAGGAGAACGCGGAATCATTTTTTGTAAAACTAAAGCTGCAGTGAATAAACTGGCTAAAAATTTAGCCATTAATCGATTTTCATCAGGTGCTTTGCACGGTAGTTTATCTCAAGGAATTCGTGACAGAATTATGGAGCAATTTCGTGAAGGACACATCAATATATTAGTCGCAACAGATTTAGCCGCAAGAGGAATTGATGTAAAAGAAATATCATATGTGGTAAATTATCATTTGCCGGATGTGTATGAAGTTTATGTACACCGCAGCGGAAGAACTGCAAGAGCAGGAGCAAAGGGGCTTTCATTAACGATTTTGCAACCCGAAGAGGTAATGGAAATTGCCGGTTTCGAAAAAGAATTAGGAATCAAATTTATTGAATTTAATAAGCCAACAGTTGCAAGTATCGAAGAAAACAATACGCTTTTGTGGGCCAAACAAATCTTTAAAACCAAACCCAATCACGAGGTTGATTCAGCATTAAAAACTAAAATAAAAACGATTTTTCATCATTTGACCAAAGACGAATTGATAGAGAAATTATTGGCCAACCATTTGCTTCAAGCCAAAAATGAACCTGCAGAAAAACCCGTTAAAAAATTAAAAAGGAACTAA
- a CDS encoding acyl carrier protein: MNKQEIIEELKAIVKPYIQNQEAFDTLTEETDFINDLKINSANLVDVILDIEEKYNIVIDNESMERMVNVKAAMTIIETQLATKK; encoded by the coding sequence ATGAACAAACAAGAAATTATTGAAGAATTAAAAGCTATCGTCAAACCGTATATTCAAAATCAAGAAGCTTTTGATACTCTTACAGAGGAAACTGATTTTATCAATGATTTGAAAATAAACTCTGCTAATTTAGTTGATGTTATTTTAGACATCGAGGAAAAATATAATATTGTTATCGATAATGAATCAATGGAACGAATGGTCAATGTAAAGGCTGCTATGACTATTATTGAGACTCAATTAGCTACAAAAAAGTAG
- a CDS encoding 4'-phosphopantetheinyl transferase family protein, whose amino-acid sequence MIGNDIVDLALARKESDWQRKGFLDKIFTKKEQLQIVTAQNPETMVWNLWSRKEAVYKIYNRETGIRAFIPLELECFYESGTLGTILIKGKTYFTQTKIENDFIYTIACAEKEYFKQIKNIDIDTKINKRNGIPFIIDSNSKIEKPVSISHHGRFWKGIIIE is encoded by the coding sequence ATGATAGGAAACGACATTGTAGATTTGGCTTTAGCCCGAAAAGAAAGTGATTGGCAACGGAAAGGTTTTTTGGATAAAATATTCACAAAAAAGGAACAATTACAAATTGTAACTGCACAAAATCCAGAAACTATGGTTTGGAATTTATGGAGCAGGAAGGAAGCGGTTTATAAAATTTACAATAGGGAAACGGGAATCCGAGCATTTATTCCTCTAGAATTAGAGTGTTTTTATGAGAGTGGAACTTTAGGAACTATTTTAATCAAAGGAAAAACCTATTTTACCCAAACTAAAATAGAAAATGATTTTATTTACACCATTGCTTGTGCAGAAAAAGAGTATTTCAAGCAAATCAAAAACATTGATATAGATACTAAAATCAATAAAAGAAACGGAATTCCCTTTATTATTGATTCCAATTCAAAGATAGAAAAACCAGTTTCTATAAGTCATCACGGGAGGTTTTGGAAAGGGATAATAATAGAATAA
- a CDS encoding 3-hydroxyacyl-ACP dehydratase FabZ family protein — translation MRKEEIIPKLPYSKPFLFVDEIIRVDENGVEGTFTFDEKLDFYAGHFKDNPITPGVILTEVMAQIGLVCFGIFLLNDTFNTDTSIALTSTEIHFLKPVYPKEKVTVISEKIYFRFGKLKCKVSMKNEKEEVVCSGIIAGMIV, via the coding sequence ATGAGAAAAGAAGAAATTATACCGAAATTGCCGTATTCAAAACCGTTTTTGTTTGTGGACGAAATTATTCGTGTAGATGAAAATGGAGTGGAAGGAACGTTTACTTTTGATGAAAAACTAGATTTCTATGCTGGACATTTTAAAGATAATCCGATAACTCCCGGAGTGATTTTAACCGAAGTTATGGCACAAATAGGATTGGTTTGTTTTGGAATATTTTTATTGAATGATACGTTTAATACTGATACTTCAATTGCTTTAACATCAACAGAAATACATTTTTTAAAACCCGTTTATCCAAAAGAAAAAGTAACGGTAATTTCAGAAAAAATCTATTTTAGATTCGGAAAATTAAAATGTAAAGTGAGTATGAAAAATGAAAAAGAAGAAGTTGTTTGCTCCGGAATAATTGCAGGAATGATCGTATAA
- a CDS encoding NAD(P)/FAD-dependent oxidoreductase, which yields MEIVIVGGGFAGLNLAKELLNEEGIHVTLVDKNNYNFFPPLIYQVATAFLEPSSISYPFRKFFAGKKNLQFRLGELQKVIPTENKIILNNGELTYDYLVFATGAETSYFGMENVKKNAIPMKTLNDAIEMRNTILKNLEKAAICKDIRKRRKLLTIVVAGGGPTGVELSGMFAEMRKNIFLKEYPELGTTASNIYLVDGGDALLSPMSKESQEDTLEAVTKLGVVVKLNSRVTDYVDDTVFFSNGETIQTKNLIWAAGVSAREFEGIPTESYGRGKRLATDAFNKVNGTQNIYAIGDTCIQLTDKNFPGGHPQVAQVAIQQGLNLAKNFKSMNQNKPLIPFVYKDKGAMAIIGKNKAVVDLPSPKLHFKGFFAWIIWLFVHLISLITYRNRILTFYNWMTAYFAKDQSLRMIIRPDKK from the coding sequence ATGGAGATTGTAATAGTTGGCGGTGGGTTTGCTGGATTGAATTTGGCGAAAGAACTCCTGAATGAGGAAGGAATTCATGTAACGCTTGTTGATAAAAATAACTATAATTTCTTTCCACCACTCATATATCAGGTTGCTACGGCTTTTTTAGAACCTTCCAGTATCAGCTATCCTTTTCGAAAATTTTTTGCCGGAAAAAAGAATCTGCAATTTCGTTTGGGAGAACTTCAAAAAGTAATCCCCACCGAAAATAAAATTATTCTCAACAACGGAGAATTAACATACGATTATTTAGTCTTTGCAACCGGAGCCGAAACAAGTTATTTTGGAATGGAAAATGTGAAGAAAAATGCAATTCCGATGAAAACGCTCAATGATGCCATTGAAATGCGAAATACCATACTGAAAAATTTAGAAAAAGCTGCAATTTGTAAAGATATTCGTAAACGACGAAAATTATTAACCATCGTAGTTGCAGGTGGCGGACCAACAGGAGTAGAGCTTTCGGGAATGTTTGCTGAGATGAGAAAAAACATTTTCCTTAAAGAATATCCTGAACTTGGGACCACGGCCAGTAATATTTATTTAGTCGATGGTGGTGATGCCTTATTATCGCCTATGAGTAAGGAATCGCAAGAAGATACCTTGGAGGCAGTGACCAAACTTGGTGTTGTTGTAAAATTAAACAGTCGGGTAACTGATTATGTAGATGATACTGTATTTTTCTCGAATGGAGAAACGATTCAAACCAAAAATTTAATTTGGGCAGCGGGCGTTTCGGCAAGAGAATTTGAAGGAATTCCAACAGAAAGTTATGGCCGTGGAAAACGTTTGGCTACAGATGCTTTTAATAAAGTTAATGGCACCCAAAACATTTATGCAATAGGAGATACCTGCATCCAGCTTACGGATAAAAATTTTCCTGGAGGTCATCCGCAAGTGGCTCAAGTAGCCATTCAACAAGGATTGAATTTAGCTAAAAATTTCAAATCAATGAATCAGAATAAACCGTTAATTCCTTTTGTATACAAGGACAAAGGAGCTATGGCGATCATTGGAAAAAATAAAGCTGTTGTAGATTTACCAAGTCCTAAATTACATTTCAAAGGATTTTTTGCTTGGATAATTTGGTTATTTGTTCACTTAATTTCATTAATAACCTATCGAAATCGAATATTGACTTTTTACAATTGGATGACTGCTTATTTTGCAAAAGACCAATCTTTACGAATGATTATCAGACCTGATAAAAAGTAA
- a CDS encoding DUF2911 domain-containing protein produces the protein MGLQKKIHLCIIALLMVTFVNAQDKPASPPEVVSGKINDATISINYGSPSVKGRKIWGELVPFNKVWRAGANEATTFETNKEIMIEGSKLPAGKYSFFIIPNETESIIIFNNEAKQWGAYKYKDKNDQLRVTVKQQITSSPVEKLTYTITENGIVISWDNWNIPIAIK, from the coding sequence ATGGGATTACAAAAAAAAATACATCTGTGTATTATTGCGTTACTAATGGTAACTTTCGTGAATGCACAAGATAAGCCGGCAAGTCCTCCAGAAGTTGTCTCAGGTAAAATTAATGATGCTACAATAAGCATTAATTATGGCAGTCCGTCAGTTAAAGGCCGAAAAATATGGGGCGAATTAGTTCCGTTTAATAAAGTTTGGCGTGCAGGAGCTAATGAAGCAACAACTTTTGAGACCAACAAAGAAATTATGATTGAAGGTTCTAAATTGCCAGCTGGGAAATATTCTTTTTTTATAATTCCAAATGAAACTGAAAGTATCATTATTTTTAACAATGAAGCTAAACAATGGGGCGCTTACAAGTATAAAGATAAAAACGACCAGCTTAGAGTTACTGTAAAACAACAAATCACAAGTTCGCCTGTTGAAAAATTAACCTATACAATTACAGAAAATGGTATTGTTATAAGTTGGGATAATTGGAATATTCCAATTGCTATTAAATAA
- a CDS encoding multidrug effflux MFS transporter, translating into MTKAKYIKLIFILGSLTALGPFSIDMYLPGFEGIANDLNTTVAKVSMTLSSYFIGISAGQLLYGPLLDRFGRKKPLFVGILVYILASLGCSFVTNIDTFIGLRFIQAVGSCAAAVASVAMVRDLFPVKDIPKVFSLLMLVVGLSPMLAPTIGGYVTAYYGWHVVFLILMGLGIIILIGAMIELPNTYVPDTSISLKPKLIITNFISILREPQFYTYAFTGAVAFSGLFTYVASSPILFMTIFKVDPKTYGWIFAFMSLSFISASQLNSFLLRRFKSEQMIFGALITQTILSIIFLVAALNNWLGLYETIALLFLFLACLGISNPNTAGLTLAPFTRNAGSASALMGAIQLGLGALASFVVGIFVIDSVVPMVVIMCITTITAFVILNIGKRNIKKTIISSSDQEVTIVH; encoded by the coding sequence ATGACAAAAGCAAAATACATCAAATTAATTTTCATTTTAGGTTCATTGACAGCACTTGGGCCATTTTCGATAGACATGTATTTGCCCGGTTTTGAAGGTATTGCTAACGATTTGAATACTACTGTCGCTAAGGTTTCGATGACTCTATCTAGTTATTTTATTGGAATTTCTGCAGGACAATTATTATATGGGCCATTATTAGACCGTTTTGGAAGAAAGAAACCTTTATTTGTAGGTATTTTGGTTTATATTCTTGCTTCTTTAGGTTGCTCTTTTGTAACTAATATTGATACTTTTATAGGATTACGTTTTATACAGGCAGTTGGTAGTTGCGCTGCTGCAGTAGCTTCTGTGGCAATGGTTCGAGATTTATTTCCTGTAAAAGATATTCCCAAAGTATTTTCTTTATTGATGTTGGTTGTAGGGCTTTCGCCAATGTTAGCGCCTACAATTGGAGGTTATGTTACGGCTTATTATGGTTGGCATGTAGTATTTTTAATTTTGATGGGTTTAGGAATTATTATACTTATTGGTGCAATGATTGAACTTCCTAATACCTATGTTCCTGATACTTCAATTTCATTAAAACCAAAACTAATTATTACCAATTTTATAAGTATCCTGAGAGAGCCTCAATTTTATACTTATGCCTTTACCGGAGCAGTTGCTTTCTCTGGCTTGTTTACTTATGTGGCGTCTTCTCCTATTTTGTTTATGACTATTTTTAAAGTAGATCCTAAAACGTATGGTTGGATTTTTGCATTTATGTCTTTGAGTTTTATATCTGCCAGTCAATTGAATTCCTTTTTGTTAAGAAGATTCAAAAGTGAACAAATGATTTTTGGAGCGTTAATAACTCAAACAATATTGAGTATTATTTTTCTTGTGGCGGCTTTAAATAATTGGCTGGGTTTGTATGAAACTATAGCTTTGTTATTTTTGTTTTTAGCTTGTTTAGGAATTTCAAATCCTAATACGGCTGGTCTCACCCTTGCTCCTTTTACCAGAAATGCAGGAAGTGCTTCTGCTTTAATGGGAGCCATTCAGTTGGGATTAGGAGCATTAGCCTCTTTTGTGGTAGGTATTTTCGTTATAGATTCAGTGGTTCCAATGGTTGTAATTATGTGTATTACAACAATCACAGCTTTTGTGATTTTGAATATTGGAAAACGAAATATTAAAAAAACTATCATTAGTTCATCGGATCAGGAAGTAACGATAGTTCATTAA
- a CDS encoding DUF294 nucleotidyltransferase-like domain-containing protein, with amino-acid sequence MNTIAEHIADFLKVYPPFDNLTFQELSEIATSIRVVNLEKHKTLFQINDVLHDSFYVVASGVINLSVISDAEETLLNKCHEGDIFGLRPFFAKNNYMMTAKAREESIVYAIPIATFRPFVANNALVLNFLLESFATNTRNTKDKENLRGKLISDNVFYSDQQSEIQYFQSLSYNNSPLTATKKSIIKDIAQLMTEEVKNNVIICENSFPIGIVTDRDMCTKIATGRFSITDTIDKIMSAPVVTVAENVSLAEAQLLMLKHSVTHLCVTLDGTTNSAVKGIITEHDLIIAQASNPGVLIKEIKRSHAAKDLKQIRDKMADLVQNSIHKNIPLTHVTNIASDINLAVIKRAVELSILDLGSPPARFAWLSIGSQGRKEQLLLTDQDSILIFEDVAPEKYRDVKDYFLKLARRTTDTLEKVGYPLCPNGHMGSNMLWCKSLTDWTKQYNSWINTPGENSNDISSIFFDYEIVFGEPKIEEAIENVIFNNIKNNALFFDFLGNDALRKNSPLSFFKKFIVEEEDGPNKNKFDIKTRALMPLIDGARLFALHYNIKGVNNTYLRFKQLSITDPKNAEIYLNCAEAFLILSKFRTIEGLKNDDNGQFINLEEMTKIDKEKLKNALAPMKELEELIKNKFQLTQFS; translated from the coding sequence ATGAATACAATTGCAGAACATATTGCAGACTTTTTAAAAGTATATCCGCCATTTGATAATTTAACTTTTCAGGAATTATCAGAAATTGCAACAAGTATCCGTGTGGTTAATTTAGAAAAGCATAAAACCTTATTCCAAATTAATGATGTCTTGCATGACAGTTTTTACGTGGTGGCTTCTGGCGTTATCAATTTATCCGTAATATCGGATGCCGAAGAAACTTTATTGAACAAATGTCATGAAGGTGATATTTTTGGGTTACGCCCTTTTTTTGCTAAAAACAATTACATGATGACCGCTAAAGCGCGTGAGGAAAGTATTGTTTATGCTATTCCAATTGCGACTTTCAGACCTTTTGTTGCCAATAATGCGTTAGTATTAAACTTTTTATTAGAAAGTTTTGCAACAAATACCCGCAATACAAAAGACAAAGAAAACCTGAGAGGAAAACTTATTTCTGACAATGTATTCTATTCTGATCAACAATCCGAAATTCAATATTTTCAATCTTTATCCTACAATAATTCTCCACTAACGGCAACTAAAAAAAGCATCATCAAAGATATTGCACAACTCATGACTGAAGAAGTCAAGAATAATGTCATTATCTGCGAAAATAGCTTTCCTATCGGTATCGTAACTGACCGTGATATGTGTACCAAAATCGCTACAGGCCGATTTTCTATCACTGATACAATTGATAAAATTATGTCTGCACCAGTAGTAACAGTTGCCGAAAATGTATCTCTTGCCGAAGCACAACTGCTTATGTTAAAACATAGTGTAACCCATTTGTGCGTAACACTAGACGGAACAACTAATTCAGCAGTAAAAGGAATTATTACAGAACACGATTTAATTATTGCGCAAGCCAGTAACCCCGGAGTTTTAATCAAAGAAATTAAACGCTCGCATGCGGCAAAAGATTTAAAACAAATTCGGGATAAAATGGCCGATCTTGTTCAAAATTCGATTCACAAGAACATTCCGTTGACTCATGTTACTAACATTGCCAGTGACATTAATCTTGCTGTCATCAAAAGAGCGGTAGAATTATCAATTTTAGATTTAGGCTCTCCTCCTGCCCGTTTTGCATGGTTAAGCATTGGAAGTCAAGGTCGAAAAGAACAATTATTACTAACCGATCAGGATAGTATTTTGATATTTGAAGATGTAGCGCCCGAAAAATACAGAGATGTAAAAGATTACTTCCTTAAATTAGCCCGAAGAACAACAGATACACTAGAAAAAGTAGGATATCCATTGTGTCCAAACGGACATATGGGAAGCAATATGCTTTGGTGTAAATCTCTGACTGATTGGACTAAACAATACAATAGTTGGATAAATACTCCAGGTGAAAATAGTAATGACATCAGTAGTATTTTCTTTGATTATGAAATTGTTTTTGGTGAACCAAAAATTGAAGAAGCCATAGAAAATGTTATTTTTAATAACATAAAAAACAATGCACTTTTCTTTGACTTTTTGGGCAATGATGCTTTAAGAAAAAATTCCCCTTTGAGTTTTTTCAAAAAATTCATTGTTGAAGAAGAAGACGGACCTAACAAAAATAAATTTGATATTAAAACCCGTGCTTTAATGCCATTAATTGACGGTGCTCGTTTATTTGCTTTACATTACAATATAAAAGGTGTCAACAATACCTATTTACGTTTTAAGCAACTCTCAATCACCGACCCAAAAAATGCCGAAATTTATCTTAACTGCGCTGAAGCTTTTTTGATATTATCAAAATTTAGAACTATAGAAGGATTGAAAAATGACGACAACGGACAGTTTATCAATTTAGAAGAAATGACAAAAATCGATAAAGAAAAATTGAAAAATGCATTAGCTCCCATGAAAGAATTGGAAGAATTGATAAAAAATAAGTTTCAACTTACCCAATTTTCATAA
- a CDS encoding beta-ketoacyl-[acyl-carrier-protein] synthase family protein yields the protein MNKRVVITGLGVVAPNGVGLTTFIHAIRNGISGIKHDSELERLQFSCQIAGKPDVSNELALQYFSELELRNFNSSGILYGVIAGIDAWKDAGLTLEIKEEPDWDSGTIFGTGTSGIEKFRESIYKIDDFKTRRLGSTAVAQTMNSGVSAYLGGKLGLGNQVSTNSSACTTGTESILMAYERIKSGQAKRILAGSTSDSGPYIWGGFDAMKVCTFKHNEAPEQGSRPMSVSASGFVPGSGAGALVLEDLETALGRGARIYAEVLGGNINSGGQRGLGTMTAPNPAAVQKCIKSAVINAGIVADDIDAINGHLTATSKDSLEIQNWSEALGRSGINFPYINSLKSLVGHCLSGAGSIESVASVLQLHHGFVFPNINCSDLHPEITALIDQSRIPQQLIEKELNVIVKASFGFGDVNGCVVFKKFKD from the coding sequence ATGAATAAACGTGTCGTAATTACTGGTCTTGGCGTTGTCGCTCCAAACGGAGTGGGGCTTACTACGTTTATTCATGCAATTAGAAATGGAATTTCTGGAATTAAACACGATTCTGAATTAGAACGATTGCAATTTTCTTGTCAAATTGCAGGGAAACCTGACGTTTCAAATGAGTTGGCATTACAATATTTTTCGGAATTAGAGTTGCGAAATTTTAATTCATCAGGAATCTTATATGGCGTCATTGCCGGAATTGATGCTTGGAAAGATGCTGGTTTAACTTTAGAAATTAAGGAAGAACCAGATTGGGACAGCGGAACAATTTTTGGAACAGGAACATCAGGAATCGAAAAATTCCGGGAAAGTATATATAAAATAGATGATTTTAAAACCCGAAGGCTTGGTAGTACTGCTGTGGCGCAGACTATGAATAGTGGAGTAAGCGCTTATTTGGGAGGTAAATTAGGTTTAGGAAACCAAGTTTCGACTAATTCTTCAGCCTGCACAACAGGAACAGAAAGTATTTTGATGGCGTATGAACGCATTAAATCTGGGCAGGCCAAACGCATTTTAGCCGGAAGTACAAGTGATTCAGGTCCTTATATTTGGGGTGGATTTGATGCGATGAAAGTGTGTACTTTTAAACATAACGAAGCGCCTGAACAAGGCTCAAGGCCAATGTCTGTTAGTGCATCGGGATTTGTTCCCGGCAGTGGAGCAGGAGCTTTAGTTTTAGAAGATTTAGAAACTGCTTTAGGGCGAGGTGCTAGAATATACGCTGAAGTTCTGGGTGGAAATATTAATTCCGGGGGACAACGCGGTTTAGGTACAATGACCGCTCCAAATCCTGCGGCGGTTCAAAAATGCATAAAAAGTGCTGTTATAAATGCGGGAATTGTGGCAGATGATATTGATGCGATAAACGGACATTTAACTGCCACATCAAAAGATAGTCTTGAAATTCAGAATTGGAGTGAAGCTCTGGGAAGAAGCGGAATTAATTTTCCGTATATTAATTCTTTGAAATCATTAGTGGGACATTGTTTATCAGGAGCGGGAAGTATTGAAAGCGTTGCTTCGGTATTGCAATTGCATCACGGATTTGTTTTTCCGAATATCAATTGCTCTGATTTGCATCCGGAAATTACAGCTTTGATTGATCAATCTAGAATTCCACAACAATTGATTGAGAAAGAATTAAATGTAATTGTAAAAGCCAGTTTTGGATTTGGAGATGTGAATGGATGTGTGGTTTTTAAGAAATTTAAAGATTGA